Genomic segment of Hydractinia symbiolongicarpus strain clone_291-10 chromosome 5, HSymV2.1, whole genome shotgun sequence:
AAATcgcatatttattttgtttgaaaaagtttggaaaatgcagcggtacatcaaagaaaactaattcgGAAAAGGTGTATTGAAAAGCGCGGTCAGTATTGtgaccgcagaaaaatcgttcgagacccagcgtaatttttctcacttttttGGTGACAATAAAAATTATGGTGGGTCTTCTGGTTAGATAGCAGACGACCTAGAGAATAACGCCTtattatgaaattaaaaaaaccgatgtataaaaacaaaattccaCTAACAAAAATCAACTTTATTTGAACATTTgactaagaaatttaaaaatactggTTGTTAGTCTGTGAAAAAatctgacagacagacagacagacagacagacagacagacagacagacagacagacagacagacagacagacagacagacagacagacagacagacagacagacagacagacagacagacagacagacagacagacagacagacagacagacagacagacagacagacagacagacagacagacagacagacagacagacagacagacagacagacagacagacagacagacagacagacagacagacagacagacagacagacagacagacagacagacagacagacagacagacagacagacagacagacagacagacagactgacagacagacagacagacagacagacagacagacagacagacagacagacagacagacagacagacagacagacagacaatttTTTCGTTcataactaaatttaaaaatctggtCCACTATTTTGCACCATGGCTTGTGTAGTGTGTAGCTAATAGCtagtatatataatattttcacttttttatttttgcaaggTTTCTTATTTTAGTGGGAACTGTTTTCTATTGTACCAGGTTCCAGTAAGCATaaacaagaataaaattttatcttgAATCGATTCAGCTATGCATATGCAGAGCAGTTAATGTAGttatttaaattcaaaattcaaaatatgtTAACGATCACAATAATTTCAATTCAGATAAAAGATCAAGAACGTCTTACCGAACGTGAAGCAATTTAAAACAATGTAGAAAtgattgtaatttattttgttttttaagccaAATAATGATACAAAGTGAAAGTGGAAAGGAAACGATTGGGATACAAACCGGGTTTGATAATAATTTCTGGGGGGAGATTTCAATCTACCCCATACTGCCTGGCCCAGTGGAACTCCATCAACAGGAGCCAATACCAAGGAGAAAATAATGATCAAATATCTCAACGAATTTTGTTGTGACTTGATGTTGAATTAAATTATCACGAAACCTACGCACAAAGATGGTAACACCCTTGATCTTGTATTCTTGAACAACAATGACATGTCTTTTGATTATCAAATTATTCCTACGCTACTCAGTATATCTCATCATCATAGCTTTGTTGAAGTACTAACTCTCTTCAAGgtaaaacaaagcttgcaaacATCTTCATGTGACTGAAATACTATCTATTTTTTATGCTATATGTTATGATATGTCTTCAGCGATAGTCCCAAGCAAATTTGCAAAAACAACTGTCAAATCAAACAAACATTTAAGATACCGCCGAAATCTCACAAGAAGGAGAAGACGAATCCACAAAATATTGAACAATACCACTTCAActgcaaaaaaggaaaaactagTCAAGGAACTtcttgaaattgaaaaaaaattacaaaaatcttatttaaatGGAAACCTCCAACAAAAGTGTGgaaataaattgtttaaaagCATTTATGGACTTCATGGAGTCTTTGTTTTATGAAGGtaaagttttttaatatttttatatgtttccTTGGTAGCAGATAGTGTCAATAAAACAGATCTTAGACACTAATGTATGTGCaaacgtaaaaataaatttaatcagaaatataaattcaataagaaataaaaacaaagtgaaCATGAGAAAAAAGAACATTTCCTTCGTCTATGCTCTTTTTTGTTCAAATAATCATACGGAATAATCATATCACCTCACTGGTTAGTACTTTTTATCTAATTTAGTCCTGTAATGTTGAATGTTTTAGGTGACAGTCTAGTGGATGCATATGCCGTCTTAAAGTTTGTTAGTGGTGTTGGTACTATACCACCTCTTGGTCTTTCTTCTAACCTACTATTACATTAAAGCACTGGTGTGTAAACTTGCCGAAACCGTGTCATTGCAAACCTACAGTATCGACGTGTAGCTTAAATTTGACTTTACCTGTACATTACAACACGTTTGAAAGCATGAAAACAGCCGTGGAAGATGCTGTTCGAATGTGACAAGGCttcagtaaaatttaaaaaatgtagaaaattatttgtttacttgttatgttaaattttgtttcaagtACATATCCGAGGGAAATTAATATCCCAACTTTCTTGTAATAAAGGGAGTTAACGTTGCTTGTGTTTTCTGGtaaatattttagtttaaaTTATAAGctgctttcttaatttttcttttgtggaaATACGCGAAAAGAAAAGGTAACATTTAATTTCGGTTatggtctttttttattttgttgtttatatcGCTCGTTGTATATATTAAACAAGAGTTGTGTTATTACAAATTAGTTTTTACATTTCCTTAGTTGGATTCTTTTCATATGCCTTCGATAAGAACTAACAACGTGTCGTACAACGCTCTAGCTTCCTGAAAATCAGCTGGAAATGATAAGTTTTCATTTACCATCAACTGTAAAGCCAATTCTTCAAATTCTTCACTGCATTGAAAAGTCTTTTTTGATGTTGTATACGGGATTGCCAGTGTAGCATCTTTATCAGAAACTGAAACCTTATAATTCCTACTTCCATAGAACTCTGGTACTGAATAAATAAAACACGGTCGACCATTTGGACAGTGTTGATTTCGGTATGGTCTAATCCGATGAGTGTTGTACAACACACGAAAGTCGTCCAACTCCTTTTGTACAATTTCATTCGAACAAAACTTCAAGGCTTCCCTAAAACTCGATGTATATAATGACATTTAAATATTGATGTAACTGTAACTATAACCTGTTTCAATAAAAAAGCTTACCGATGAATCATATCACTTGACTCCCACGAACCATCACTGTCCATATCCTgtacaaaaaagttatttgtaTAAAAGTTCTAAAACTAAAGTTATGTTATAACCACATAAAGCAATTACTTTAAAGTAATTAATCCACCAGTCAATTTTGGTCTTTCTTAAATACAACCACAAAGCCTCTATGcgctaaaaaaaaaagttaaaattactCTGTGATAAATAAATGCAACAAAGCTATTCTCTTTTCTAAAATTTCATAAAACTTGCAGTTTACCTGGTTAGACGTTGATTTTTCAAACAAGACACTGTTTTCGCCGACAAACGCGTCAGTGTCATTTCTTCTAAAAAGCATTTGAATAGCAGCGATATTTAAGTTTTCATTTCCCCTGTCTGCTCGTATTATCCTGGAAGTGCCTACATTAAAATAAATCAATCTTAAGATTTCGAATAAGACAGCGATTTTTCACTAATACATGTTTATACAcacctttaaaatttttgacagCGTTTACATAATGATTTGCTACCACTTTCGGACAGTTATTAGTATCAGAGGAGTGTAGCCAAATAATTTTCCTCGAGTAGCTAAGACAGGaaatagcaaaaaatatttatttataaaacatatcttttgttttaagCGTAGTACTACGTACCCGTCAATGCAACCATGAATACAGAAACCAAAAGGTTTCAACTTGTCATGGCCATCGACATGCCACACTTCATTTGGCCCctaagttacaaaaattttaaaaactcgcTTGATGTTCGATCACTTAAAGCATACTTTGCATATGTATTTccttctttttaactttttcgcctTTCTGAGCTGTACTCCTTCTGGATCTATGACACTTTGGACTTCTTGTACTGTTTTTCTTGGAAGAaagatttaaaattataaaataattgtGATATTTCAATAATGTTAACACCATAAAACCTACTTACCTGCTGACTTGGATGTTATACTGAACTTTCAATTTGTGATGCCTTCACTAGTCTCAATTTCATTCTAAACAGTTAGTAGGGCTATGGCATTAGTTAGGGTCAGATCCAGGATTTTTATGTAACTAAGCAAAAAACTTTTTGGGAGATAACCGCCCAGAATGGGTGTTAAAATACGCCAAATGGGGGGACCTAATAGTACCAAAATTTATCACCTTGTTCAGGCTTTTTCCAGCGTTAAAAAGTACAATAAGTATCTGTGATAAGTACTATatgcataaaaaaatatacagctaaaatatataaaacatgtaAACTATGTATAAATCAATCAGCAAGTATATGTATTTCAAAAAGCCTTTATCTCTTATTCTGTTCAACAAACTCATCTATCACTTCATCAGAGATCACAGTGATTGACTTGTTAAACATGATAACTGCTAGGCTACTTAACCTTTCCTCTGACATCATGTTTCGCATCTGAGTCTTTGAACGCCTTAGTCCAGAGATACTTTTCTCACAAGTGCATGAGGTTACAGGAATTGTAGCCAAAATTCTAAAACTTCACGGGTTGATGGAAATGTGTACCTATTTGTGGTTTTAAGTAAAGAGGTGATATCTGTTGGTAGAGCACCTTGATAGTTTTTCCAAAATAACCCCCACATATCTAACTGGACATATGTTACTAAGGGCTGGAATATAACTCGCAAACAATCGCAGAAATTCTTTTAACTTAACCTTCTAGTTAAATCAAAATACCTTCACAGAAACATCAGCAACACCTCTCCTGGGCTCAACAATTGTGTTGAATAAATTGTCCATTTTTTATATCATAAGCTTTGATAGGTGGTTTAATAGGatgctacaaaattaaaaaatatatagagttacacaaattttaaaggtacTGCCTGCATAACATATAGTTTACTCCTGTCAGGAATCGAACCTGAACCTTTTACGAAATTGTATCATAAATATCATACCATTTGATCACAGGAGTTTAGACatttagtaaaaaataattatacctcaacaacattaaaaattgataaaacgcaCATAAATGATGACCAAATGAAGATTTGAAACACATTTTGCTTACTCAATTATGGCCAGTTCTCTTGACTTGGTCTTTGTATACACATCACAACCATCCAATAAACATTGCACAAAAATTCTCAAAAGCCAGGGTTTCGTCACGAATAAGCAACACAGAAAGAGATCTGTAAAGAGAGTTACCATCTCCACTGACActgcataacaaaaaaatacatcagATAAAAAGGcagtaatgaaataaaaaatattagtaagacTGGTAAGATTTTTTCTATCCATATTGTTATAGCTATATACATATGTCAAGTAGTCTTGGCAGAAGGCACCACTATGATGACTTGGCTTGAAAATTGATGGATACGTTTTCCATCCTTAATACAGCTCTGTTTCCACTCATCATACTGGCTCAATATTCTCTCAAAATCCAACCACTAGTGTATCTTGCTaggtataaaataacaaatgaagCACCACATGAACACTTCAGAATTATTTTGAGtgtatttttcttttgatttatttatttgtgtggTGGGGAGGTTTgagtataaaaaataacacacaTAAGACAAAGCAGTAGCTACAAActcattttgttgaaaaaatatagcaCTAGAAGTTTTATACAGAACAGGATCAGTGAAAAAACTTAGTGTACACACATTCTCAACTACTATAGTGAATAATAAAGAAGTATCTCATTcactatatatagctatatagatATTTTTGCAGAGAGAAACCTTTTAACATAATCTTCTCAAGTCAAAAAAAATCTGATATTTTAGCTTAGGGAATAAACTATACATACtattacacactgggtacttgaaatttataagaaatagtaaaaaagacATCCAGAAACCAAAAAGTATCACACTACCTCTACCGTCCATCTTTGGTTGATTGGTTATAAACACGAACAAAATGGACTgtttgcattcattttgttatgGTTGAGAAATTCTGTCTACCTTGCCTTCTTTTTGCTTATTTGCTTATACGCGATAGCAAATTAGTTTTTATCTCTGCATTCTCGCcatgcaaaaaagaaaatatatcaaCTTTGACACGCTTACTTGCTTATTCTTAAATAAGCGAGAAAGCAAAGTTGCTTTTCGTTTCGATGTCATATTCTGCACATAATTCTATCAATATTTCCTGAATATCCCCTCCCAAAAAGAGTGATTATTACTTCATTAATTGGAGAAAGAACATAAATTTACATCAAAAGTattaagaaataacaaaaacatttgaaaaattaagaaatgctTACGTCTCTCCATTTCTTGAACCTATCCTCTTTAAATAAATTATGTCAGCGCATGTGCACATTGAACACAGGCACGTGGCATATTAAATGGGTATATATATATGGGTATATTACCATAGCCCCgcgttaacccaagccatgtgggTGAAATTGGGTAGATGGCGCACTGCGTGGACCGTTGGATGTGGTAGGGGgttgtctggcagagcgctgaccctaattgagtttgcgtagctcaaagagagcattaaatactctaggactctccatctaagccatggcccctcctggaaataatagacagggtatatccctcgatatttgtgaggctagccatgtaaaatatgcacatctatctatctatctatctatctatctttacCAATCCATGGAATAAAGCTCTTTAATATCCTTCCCAATCCATCCGTAATATGTCTAGTTGCACACTggacctttttaaaaacagcctTGATAAATATCTATTCCAGATACCAGATGAACCACAACTGGTAGGATACACCACTTTAATACGGGCAGATTCAAATTCGATTATACATATGCACACATTGGTGTAAACTGGATCTTCAATCCAATGGAGGACTAAATTCTagtaaaaaacatatatatactcatagaaaaaataatttctaagaATTTGACATGCTAAAACTggtaaagaaatataaaaagtatagacttttgttttgctttgctTTTATAAAATCACTTCcagtacatcatcatcatcatcatttatCATTTTCGgcttaacatccgttttccatgctagcatggggtTGTACGGGGTGTGTATTATTGGCCCTCTTCCAATCAGATCTAGACTGTATTAGATATAAACTCAGTGAGAGTGTACAAGCTAAAAAGTTGAGAAATCTAAGTCAGGACTCAATTTGAGAGTCTTTGGTTGGAAATTAAACTAACAAATGTGGCTCCTTTTTATGTATGTTCTATCTATCTCCCTCCAGCTAAAGGAAAAGATATTGAAATGGTCTGTAAGCTCTGTACTCACTTAAAAGAGAGCATAAAAAAACTTCCGCAAAATCCTGAGGTTTTTATATTTGGTAACTTTAACGTCAATTTTAACAAACCTGAGATCAATGATGAAGGAATGTTTAGTATTGTGTCAATTAGAACAACTCATAACCTCTGATACTCGTTGTACTATTTCTTCGTCAACTTTAATTGATGTTGCCATTTCAAACTGTAAGCATATCTGTCATTCTTCTGTTGTTGACATTGGATTAAGTCATCATTCACTAATATGTATTATTCGTAAATAGAAAAAGACGAAAATTTCT
This window contains:
- the LOC130644886 gene encoding uncharacterized protein LOC130644886 isoform X2; its protein translation is MLFRRNDTDAFVGENSVLFEKSTSNQRIEALWLYLRKTKIDWWINYFKDMDSDGSWESSDMIHREALKFCSNEIVQKELDDFRVLYNTHRIRPYRNQHCPNGRPCFIYSVPEFYGSRNYKVSVSDKDATLAIPYTTSKKTFQCSEEFEELALQLMVNENLSFPADFQEARALYDTLLVLIEGI
- the LOC130644886 gene encoding uncharacterized protein LOC130644886 isoform X1, with protein sequence MLFRRNDTDAFVGENSVLFEKSTSNQRIEALWLYLRKTKIDWWINYFKDMDSDGSWESSDMIHRFREALKFCSNEIVQKELDDFRVLYNTHRIRPYRNQHCPNGRPCFIYSVPEFYGSRNYKVSVSDKDATLAIPYTTSKKTFQCSEEFEELALQLMVNENLSFPADFQEARALYDTLLVLIEGI